In Fibrobacter sp., the following are encoded in one genomic region:
- the atpB gene encoding F0F1 ATP synthase subunit A, translating into MHLIFLLLLLTGSVLGSSSNSSSDLSGMLMHHVSDQKEWAILPAVPPIPIHDLKIGSLTIPLTMHAIMLVIAAAILIIVFCAAFSGNRTTPGKLGLAIEPVVLFIRDALIYPVMGEKLGQKWLPFFLTLFFFLLTSNIMGLIPLFGTSTGNLSVTTALALIILVAIVAQGMQSNGIFGFFKNMVPAGLPLPIGIFLILIEIPGLFIKCSVLAIRLFANMIAGHFVILSLLLLIFIIHPAASVISVPLALFINLLELLVAVIQALVFTILSAIFISMFSSHH; encoded by the coding sequence ATGCATCTTATATTTCTGCTGTTGTTATTAACCGGATCAGTTTTGGGTTCGTCATCCAATTCATCTTCTGATCTGTCTGGCATGCTGATGCATCATGTCAGCGACCAAAAAGAGTGGGCCATATTACCGGCAGTGCCACCAATACCTATACACGATTTGAAAATTGGCTCTCTCACTATTCCCCTTACGATGCATGCTATCATGTTAGTGATCGCAGCAGCAATTCTTATAATCGTTTTCTGTGCAGCATTCAGCGGCAACAGGACTACACCTGGGAAACTGGGTCTGGCAATTGAACCAGTGGTGCTGTTTATCCGTGATGCATTGATCTATCCGGTAATGGGTGAGAAACTCGGCCAAAAGTGGCTCCCATTCTTTTTGACACTGTTCTTTTTCCTTTTGACCTCCAATATTATGGGACTTATTCCCCTTTTTGGAACCTCAACTGGCAATCTCAGTGTCACCACTGCACTGGCACTGATTATTCTAGTCGCAATTGTTGCACAGGGAATGCAGAGTAATGGAATTTTCGGATTCTTTAAAAACATGGTTCCTGCAGGATTACCTTTGCCGATTGGTATCTTCCTTATACTGATAGAAATACCGGGACTATTCATAAAATGTTCGGTACTGGCAATCAGGCTCTTTGCCAATATGATCGCAGGTCACTTTGTAATACTCTCATTACTTCTGTTGATTTTCATAATTCATCCGGCAGCCAGTGTAATTTCTGTGCCACTTGCACTTTTCATAAATCTTTTAGAGTTACTGGTAGCGGTAATTCAGGCGTTGGTTTTTACTATACTTTCAGCAATATTTATAAGTATGTTTAGTAGTCATCACTAG
- the atpE gene encoding ATP synthase F0 subunit C, with the protein MEQAVSGINISYFGAVISLAIIVAGAAFGISTLGSKALDSMARQPDIKNDARILMILGAALIEGVAFFAAVACLILIMTK; encoded by the coding sequence ATGGAACAGGCAGTATCAGGAATCAATATCAGTTATTTTGGGGCTGTAATCAGTCTGGCAATAATTGTAGCTGGAGCAGCGTTCGGAATCTCGACCCTTGGTAGTAAAGCACTCGATTCCATGGCCAGACAACCGGATATTAAAAATGATGCCAGAATATTGATGATTCTGGGTGCTGCCCTGATCGAGGGTGTAGCTTTTTTTGCTGCAGTAGCTTGTCTGATCTTGATAATGACGAAATAA
- the atpF gene encoding F0F1 ATP synthase subunit B translates to MNPHDTTASVVHQNTPISGLFSIDPGLAIWTWVVFGLLFIILRKYAWTPMMDSIKARERLVADTIDNARKTREELEKIAETQQAMIRNAQNEASRIIEDSRKTAENTAQQVIDRARKEAQAALEDAKEKITTEKENALKQIKNQTIELVINTSEKLIEESLNDETHRKIIEKHLDKL, encoded by the coding sequence ATGAATCCACATGATACTACTGCGTCAGTGGTCCATCAGAACACTCCAATAAGCGGACTTTTCTCTATTGATCCAGGTCTTGCGATCTGGACCTGGGTGGTTTTCGGATTACTGTTTATCATTCTTCGTAAATATGCCTGGACTCCCATGATGGACTCCATAAAAGCCAGGGAGCGTCTGGTGGCAGATACTATTGACAATGCCAGAAAGACCAGGGAGGAGCTGGAAAAAATTGCTGAAACTCAGCAGGCCATGATCCGCAATGCCCAAAATGAGGCCAGCAGAATAATCGAAGACAGTAGAAAGACAGCCGAAAATACCGCGCAGCAGGTCATCGATCGCGCCCGCAAAGAAGCGCAGGCTGCTCTTGAGGATGCAAAAGAAAAGATAACAACAGAAAAGGAAAACGCCTTAAAACAAATAAAAAACCAGACAATCGAATTGGTCATAAATACCTCTGAGAAGTTAATAGAAGAGAGTCTTAACGATGAAACCCATCGCAAGATAATAGAAAAACATCTGGATAAACTATGA
- the atpH gene encoding ATP synthase F1 subunit delta encodes MSIQLIVRNWALAFFQAAQDTGKLEQVRKDVTLLKDFLRSGEPLLMQLSSPKFSPADRSDILKKALGTHVTDLTLNFLILVSTHKRQKLLPEILDEFFMVNNQSQKILKATLTSAKELDTSQRQKLQKELEKKNGCTFDIEYKIDPKLLAGFVLVYEDKMLDCSTKGALNRLKRILDV; translated from the coding sequence ATGAGCATTCAACTGATTGTCCGCAACTGGGCACTGGCTTTTTTCCAGGCTGCACAGGATACCGGTAAATTAGAGCAGGTACGAAAAGATGTCACACTATTGAAGGATTTTCTCAGATCAGGTGAGCCTTTATTAATGCAGCTTTCTTCTCCTAAGTTTTCTCCGGCTGATCGATCTGACATCCTAAAAAAAGCGCTGGGAACTCACGTAACAGATTTGACCTTAAACTTTCTTATTCTGGTTTCAACCCATAAGCGTCAAAAACTGCTTCCAGAAATACTTGACGAATTTTTTATGGTCAACAACCAGAGTCAGAAGATTCTAAAGGCTACTCTGACCAGTGCAAAAGAGCTGGACACTTCTCAAAGACAGAAACTTCAAAAAGAGCTGGAAAAGAAAAACGGATGTACTTTTGATATAGAATACAAAATCGACCCGAAACTTCTGGCTGGATTTGTTCTGGTTTATGAGGACAAGATGCTCGATTGCAGTACCAAAGGCGCTCTAAACAGACTAAAAAGGATATTAGATGTCTGA